From the Daucus carota subsp. sativus chromosome 8, DH1 v3.0, whole genome shotgun sequence genome, one window contains:
- the LOC108203897 gene encoding protein FAR1-RELATED SEQUENCE 5-like encodes MGGGVKRGFGIHMADLESTWPGRQNGNGGVGVVLIVHAVKNRDNRGFYQFSLVEKHSCTLSLYNRLILAHERELYAMENTSRNTEVHSNSDACSNTVFDHHRFDENFDVDMQELGKDWIPECAEGLKPFIDQHFSDLDQAFIFYKEYGRSSGFDVRRSTERSDKDGNTIEKYFVCSRSGRPDDKNVDRKLQKRWRTVSTKCECHADLVLASHQLGGFYVKKFTESHNHPFAGKGGIQFLRCSRSLTEFHRTFIFDASKSNIGASRAYTIFKSMIGSYEDVGATVVDFKNFARDIKQHIGKHDADMIVQKFRDIQESSDSSFRFEYRTDSGNHLTQLFWADGEGRKNYEVFGDAVSFDATYRTNKYGMVFIPIVGIDNHWKSVTFGAILLERFMDKLGRVIWADHITPDEFEQGWIDAVDEFDLNENVWLKEMFDMRSLWIPAYFNDEPMVGLMQTTSRSESFNFYFGNYVQRGDTLSEFYICYQSAIEKQRNNAKKLTHYDDFTPKTITDREIEKDAIRLDTRDLFYKVQEEIRAGCMDIILLGMTCLDNVKKIKIQEPGNRTRIFEVELNMETHFIECSCKLFTRVGYLCSHAFFCLGICGIRIIPRQYVSNRWLKNTVERFSTLELGEISDRDATILSRHVQTQDCWFEFQGCLSDASGNADVLEYIKNGISSMRKHITTTMKKPRTRLNSEQIEELIDSHVVNEITIRNPNKSNNKGSRKRIISGAEKSIGCNNRKMRKCATFQEYAYHDSRTCPEKT; translated from the exons ATGGGAGGAGGGGTGAAACGAGGATTTGGAATCCACATGGCGGATTTGGAATCCACATGGCCTGGGAGACAGAACGGCAACGGCGGAGTAGGGGTGGTTTTAATTGTGCACGCGGTGAAGAATAGAGACAACAGAGGTTTTTATCAGTTTAGTTTGGTGGAGAAGCATAGCTGCACG TTGTCTCTGTACAATCGTCTTATCCTTGCGCACGAACGGGAGCTCTATGCGATGGAGAACACTAGCAGGAACACTGAAGTGCATTCGAATTctg ATGCTTGTAGCAATACTGTGTTTGATCACCATAggtttgatgaaaattttgatgttgATATGCAAGAGCTTGGTAAAGATTGGATCCCTGAATGTGCTGAGGGATTGAAACCATTCATTGATCAGCATTTTAGTGATCTTGATCAAGCTTTTATTTTCTACAAGGAATACGGTAGATCATCTGGATTTGATGTACGTCGTTCCACTGAAAGGAGTGACAAGGATGGTAATACTATAGAGAAGTATTTTGTTTGCTCAAGATCGGGACGTCCTGACGACAAAAATGTTGATAGAAAACTCCAAAAGAGGTGGAGAACAGTTTCAACAAAGTGTGAATGCCATGCAGACCTTGTGCTTGCTTCACATCAACTAGGTGGTTTTTATGTGAAAAAGTTCACAGAATCACACAATCACCCTTTTGCAGGAAAGGGAGGAATTCAATTCCTAAGGTGTAGTAGGTCTCTAACCGAGTTCCACAGAACATTTATCTTTGATGCGTCCAAATCAAACATTGGTGCTTCACGAGCGTATAcaatttttaaatcaatgatCGGTTCATATGAAGATGTAGGAGCTACTGTTGTTGATTTTAAGAACTTTGCCAGGGATATTAAACAACACATTGGGAAGCACGACGCTGATATGATTGTCCAGaaattcagggatatacaagaATCTTCAGACTCGAGTTTTAGATTTGAATATAGAACCGACTCGGGAAATCATCTCACTCAATTATTCTGGGCAGATGGTGAAGGCAGGAAAAACTATGAAGTATTTGGTGATGCTGTTTCTTTTGATGCAACGTATAGGACAAACAAGTATGGCATGGTTTTCATTCCTATTGTAGGAATTGACAATCACTGGAAGAGTGTGACTTTTGGGGCGATTTTGCTTGAAC GATTCATGGACAAACTTGGACGAGTAATCTGGGCAGATCACATAACGCCAGATGAATTTGAACAAGGATGGATAGATGCTGTTGATGAATTTGACTTGAACGAGAATGTTTGGCTAAAAGAAATGTTTGACATGAGATCTTTGTGGATTCCAGCATACTTTAATGATGAACCAATGGTAGGACTTATGCAGACAACATCGAGGTcagaaagttttaatttttattttggaaaTTATGTCCAACGAGGTGATACACTTTCAGAGTTTTACATATGCTATCAGAGTGCAATTGAAAAACAAAGGAACAACGCTAAGAAACTGACACACTATGATGACTTCACACCAAAAACAATTACAGACAGAGAGATTGAAAAAGATGCGATAAGACTTGACACAAGGGATCTGTTTTACAAGGTTCAAGAAGAGATAAGAGCTGGTTGTATGGATATTATCCTATTGGGCATGACTTGTCTGGACAATGTGAAGAAAATAAAGATCCAAGAACCAGGGAATAGAACCAGGATTTTTGAG GTTGAACTTAACATGGAAACACATTTTATTGAATGTTCGTGCAAACTGTTCACCAGGGTTGGCTATCTATGTTCCCATGCCTTTTTCTGCCTTGGTATTTGTGGAATTAGAATAATACCGCGACAGTATGTCTCAAACAGATGGTTGAAGAACACAGTTGAGCGCTTCAGCACACTTGAACTTGGAGAAATATCTGATAGAGATGCAACAATTTTATCTAGGCATGTGCAGACACAAGATTGTTGGTTTGAGTTCCAAGGCTGCCTAAGCGACGCATCTGGTAATGCTGATGTTTTAGAGTATATTAAAAACGGAATTTCTAGCATGAGGAAACACATAACAACAACAATGAAGAAACCAAGAACTCGATTAAACTCAGAGCAGATCGAAGAATTAATAGATTCTCATGTTGTCAATGAGATTACAATACGGAATCCTAACAAAAGCAACAACAAGGGCAGCAGGAAAAGAATCATATCAGGAGCAGAGAAATCAATTGGGTGCAACAATAGGAAAATGAGGAAATGTGCAACTTTTCAGGAGTATGCTTATCATGATTCAAGGACTTGTCCTGAGAAGACTTAA